In Prunus dulcis chromosome 1, ALMONDv2, whole genome shotgun sequence, the following are encoded in one genomic region:
- the LOC117635054 gene encoding protease 2-like — translation MRMQSHRASKSVSFVNLVQQLVFLPAVVLSSVGASASITVRASSSSSEAAAVRMSQSEPPPPPPMAKKVEHKMEMFGDVRVDNYYWLRDDSRSNPDVLSYLQQENAYTQFLMSGTKKFEDELYAEIRGRIKEDDISAPERKGPYYYYRRTLKGKEYVQRCRRLIPNFEAEAPPSVYDTMPTGPDAPPEHVILDENIKAQHHDYYSIAAFKVSPNNKLVAYAEDTKGNEIYTIHVIDAETGAPVGLPLVDATSYLQWAGDEALVYITMDETLRPDKAWLHKLGTEQSSDSCLYHEKDDMFSLDLQASESKKFLFVGSESKITRFNFYLDIAKLEDGLVVLTPRVNGIDTFVSHRGNHFFIMRRSDKCFNSEVIACPLENTSETTVLLPHRESVKIQDMQLFSDHLVVNEREEGLPKVTIYHLPDVGQPLKSLDGGQAVNFSDPSYSVDLLGSEFSSRILRFSYSSMKTPPSVYDYDMKTGISVLKKIETVLGGFEASNYVTERKWASAPDGTQIPISIVYRKDLIKLDGSDPLLLYGYGSYEVCIDPSFKASRLSLLDHGFIYAIAHIRGGGEMGRQWYENGKLLKKKNTFTDFIACAEYLIEKKYCSKARLCMDGSSAGGLLIGAVLNMRPDLFKAAFAGVPFVDVLTTMLDPTIPLTTSEWEEWGDPRKEEFYFYMKSYSPVDNVKAQNYPNILVTAGLNDPRVMYSEPAKFVAKLRDMKTDKNIIMFKCEFGAGHSSKSGRFEKLQEDAFIYTFIMKALDMVPAQGSGLN, via the exons ATGAGAATGCAAAGCCACAGGGCCAGCAAGAGTGTGAGCTTTGTAAACCTGGTTCAGCAGCTTGTGTTCCTTCCAGCAGTTGTATTGTCGTCAGTTGGTGCCTCTGCATCCATCACCGTCCGAGCGTCATCGTCATCATCAGAAGCAGCAGCCGTGAGGATGAGCCAGAGTGAGcctccccctccccctcccATGGCGAAGAAGGTGGAGCATAAGATGGAGATGTTCGGAGACGTGAGAGTGGACAACTACTATTGGCTTCGAGACGACTCTCGCTCCAACCCCGACGTCCTCTCTTACCTTCAACAAGAGAACGCTTACACCCAATTCCTCATGTCCG GAACTAAGAAATTTGAAGATGAACTGTACGCTGAGATAAGGGGGAGGATCAAGGAGGATGATATATCTGCACCTGAACGAAAAGGCCCCTACTATTACTATCGAAGGACGTTGAAGGGTAAGGAATATGTTCAGCGTTGTCGCCGCTTAATACCCAACTTCGAGGCTGAGGCCCCACCCTCTGTATATGATACAATGCCCACCGGACCTGATGCTCCTCCCGAGCATGTAATCTTGGATGAGAATATTAAGGCTCAACATCATGACTATTATAGCATTGCTGCTTTTAAG GTTAGTCCAAATAATAAATTGGTGGCATATGCAGAAGACACCaaaggaaatgaaatttaTACAATTCATGTCATTGATGCTGAGACAGGTGCTCCTGTGGGACTGCCTCTAGTTGATGCAACATCCTATCTTCAATGGGCTGGTGATGAGGCTTTAGTTTATATTACAATGGATGAAACTCTCCGGCCTGACAAG gCATGGTTACATAAGTTGGGAACAGAACAGTCAAGTGACTCGTGCCTCTATCATGAAAAGGATGATATGTTTTCTCTTGACCTTCAAGCTTCTGAGAgcaaaaaattcttatttgtTGGATCTGAAAGTAAAATTACAAGATTCAACTTTTACCTTGATATTGCAAAGCTTGAAGATGGGCTTGTGGTTCTGACACCTCGTGTAAATGGCATTGATACATTTGTTAGTCATCGAggaaatcatttttttataatgaggAGAAGCGATAAATGTTTTAATTCTGAAGTAATTGCTTGTCCACTGGAAAATACATCTGAAACTACTGTTCTTCTTCCACACAGGGAAAG TGTAAAAATTCAGGATATGCAACTTTTTAGTGATCACCTTGTTGTAAATGAGCGTGAAGAGGGTCTACCAAAAGTCACTATCTATCACCTTCCAGATGTTGGACAACCGCTTAAAAGCCTTGATGGTGGTCAAGCTGTTAATTTTTCGGATCCCTCATACTCTGTGGATCTATTAGGATCAGAATTTTCTTCCAGaattttaagattttcttATAGCTCGATGAAAACACCTCCGTCTGTATATGATTATGATATGAAGACAGGCATTTCTGTTTTGAAGAAGATCGAAACA GTTTTGGGAGGTTTTGAAGCATCAAATTATGTTACTGAAAGGAAATGGGCTAGTGCTCCAGATGGTACTCAGATTCCAATATCAATTGTTTACAGGAAGGATCTCATAAAACTTGATGGATCGGATCCATTGCTACTCTATGGCTATGGCTCCTATGAG GTCTGCATAGATCCCAGTTTTAAAGCTTCAAGGCTGTCTTTGCTGGATCATGGTTTTATTTATGCTATAGCTCACATTCGTGGGGGTGGTGAAATGGGGAGGCAGTGGTATGAGAATGGAAAGTtactgaagaagaaaaatactttTACCGATTTTATTGCTTGTGCTGAGTATTTGATAGAAAAGAAGTACTGTTCAAAAGCAAGATTATGCATGGATGGAAGCAGTGCAGGTGGATTGCTTATTGGTGCTGTTCTTAATATGAGGCCTGATTTATTCAAGGCTGCTTTTGCTGGAGTGCCCTTTGTTGATGTTCTGACGACAATGCTTGATCCAACCATCCCTCTCACAACTTCAGAGTGGGag GAATGGGGTGATCCACGTAAAGAGGAGTTCTACTTTTACATGAAGTCGTATTCCCCTGTTGATAAT GTTAAGGCTCAAAATTATCCAAACATTCTTGTTACTGCTGGTCTAAATG
- the LOC117635073 gene encoding uncharacterized protein LOC117635073, whose amino-acid sequence MPSSSLRSSSESESSSQEYLQRLLDSARPFLRGELEAIDENLPSLVGVLRSVGAGECWHKHGTFLEHLVDIYRILKIWKAQDSVCLCGLFHSAYSNSYVNLAIFDPSTGREVVRGHVGDAAERLIHLFCVVPRQSLIHDDLLFHYTDSELVEHLKQSEVSLAALATNSNSNNQDQIQEDHSAAPWSWRKKLQTLAPANGITVKHIKTGEDVLVSRRVVAVFLMMTIADFSDQLFGFQDELFDNIDGRLEFKGNNFAALWPGDGKPGLWMNSISRMAAIYTLMVREEAIFVQERKITSATATGDKLDKSRDEDIELVVPAVFDKCTSVLDAKEQLAARDLYWEAVCGMSSSSSSKREIVDDGRGADDEEATVVLLRSCVERNPFIGEPHVVLAQVYLTKAKFEEAEREAERGLTLMLEWGSAWDKRMSWEGWIAWARVLLMKARDRSWPQTSWGILNLGLVK is encoded by the coding sequence ATGCCATCTTCATCGCTTCGATCTTCTTCGGagtcggagagcagcagccaGGAGTACCTGCAAAGGCTCTTAGACTCGGCCCGCCCCTTCCTCCGTGGCGAGCTGGAGGCGATCGACGAGAATTTGCCTTCACTTGTGGGTGTGCTGCGCTCAGTTGGAGCAGGTGAGTGCTGGCACAAGCATGGCACCTTTCTTGAACACCTGGTTGACATATACCGCATTCTCAAGATATGGAAAGCCCAAGATTCTGTCTGCCTTTGCGGCCTCTTTCACTCTGCTTATTCCAATTCCTATGTCAACCTCGCCATTTTTGATCCCTCAACAGGCCGTGAAGTGGTCCGCGGCCATGTTGGGGATGCTGCAGAACGCTTGATTCACTTGTTCTGTGTCGTCCCAAGACAGTCTCTAATTCACGATGACCTTTTGTTCCACTACACTGACTCGGAGCTCGTTGAACATCTCAAACAATCTGAGGTATCGCTTGCTGCCCTTGCCACTAATTCTAATTCTAATAATCAGGATCAGATTCAGGAGGATCACTCAGCAGCGCCTTGGAGTTGGAGGAAGAAACTGCAAACTCTTGCTCCTGCTAATGGGATTACAGTGAAGCACATAAAGACCGGGGAAGATGTCTTGGTCTCAAGGAGGGTAGTTGCAGTGTTTCTTATGATGACAATAGCAGATTTCAGTGACCAACTTTTTGGTTTCCAGGACGAGCTGTTTGATAACATAGATGGCCGCCTTGAGTTTAAGGGCAACAACTTTGCAGCTCTGTGGCCGGGCGATGGCAAGCCGGGGCTTTGGATGAATTCCATATCAAGAATGGCTGCAATATACACTCTGATGGTGAGAGAGGAAGCGATTTTTGTTCAAGAGAGGAAAATTACTAGTGCTACTGCAACTGGAGACAAGTTGGACAAATCTAGAGATGAAGATATTGAGCTGGTGGTGCCAGCAGTTTTCGACAAGTGCACAAGTGTTCTGGATGCCAAGGAGcaattagctgcaagggactTGTACTGGGAAGCTGTTTGTGGAatgtcgtcgtcgtcgtcgtctaAGAGAGAGATTGTTGATGATGGTAGAGGAGCTGATGATGAGGAAGCGACGGTGGTTCTGTTGAGGTCGTGTGTTGAGAGAAACCCTTTTATTGGGGAGCCACATGTGGTGTTGGCTCAGGTTTATTTGACAAAAGCAAAGTTTGaggaggcagagagagaggcagagagagGGCTGACTCTGATGTTGGAATGGGGGAGTGCTTGGGACAAGAGGATGTCTTGGGAAGGATGGATTGCTTGGGCAAGAGTGCTGCTCATGAAGGCAAGAGACAGATCATGGCCACAAACTTCCTGGGGCATCCTCAACTTGGGCCTTGTCAAGTAG
- the LOC117635044 gene encoding protease 2-like, whose translation MRMVMRIPSHRASRGVSFVNLVQQLVYLQAVLLSSIGASASITVLASSSSSSSVAAAAAVRMNQSEPPPPPPMAKKVEHKMEMFGDVRVDNYYWLRDNSRSNPDVLSYLQQENAYTQFLMSGTKKFEDELYAEMRGRIKEDDISAPERKGPYYYYQRTLKGKEYVQHCRCLIPNFEAEAPLSVYDTMPTGPDAPPEHVILDENIKAQNHDYYSIAAFKVSPNNKLAAYAEDTKGNEIYTIHVIDAETGAPVGLPLVNATSNLAWAGDEALVYITRDETLRPDKAWLHKLGTEQSSDSCLYHEKDDMFSLDLQTSESKKFLFVGSGSKITRFSFYLDIAKLEDGLVVLTPRVNGINTFVSHRGNHFFIMRRSDKCFNSEVIACPLENTSETTVLLPHRESVKIQDMQLFSDHLVVNEREEGLPKVTIYHLPDVGQPLKSLDGGQAVNFSDPSYSVDLLGSEFSSRILRFSYSSMKTPPSVYDYDMKTGISVLKKIETVLGGFEASNYVTERKWASAPDGTQIPISIVYRKDLIKLDGSDPLLLYGYGSYEVCIDPSFKASRLSLLDHGLIYAIAHIRGGGEMGRQWYENGKLLKKKNTFTDFIACAEYLIEKKYCSKARLCMDGSSAGGLLIGAVLNMRPDLFKAAFAGVPFVDVLTTMLDPTIPLTTSEWEEWGDPRKEEFYFYMKSYSPVDNVKAQNYPNILVTAGLNDPRVMYSEPAKFVAKLRDMKTDKNIILFKCEFGAGHSSKSGRFEKLQEDAFIYTFIMKALDMVPARGCGLN comes from the exons ATGAGAATGGTGATGAGAATCCCGAGCCACAGGGCCAGCAGGGGTGTGAGCTTTGTAAACCTGGTACAGCAGCTTGTGTACCTTCAAGCAGTTTTATTGTCGTCAATTGGTGCCTCTGCATCCATCACCGTCCTAGCGTCATCGTCATCGTCATCATcagtagcagcagcagcagcagtgaGGATGAACCAGAGTGAGcctccccctccccctccGATGGCGAAGAAGGTGGAGCATAAGATGGAGATGTTCGGAGACGTGAGAGTGGACAACTACTATTGGCTTCGAGACAACTCTCGCTCCAACCCCGACGTCCTCTCTTACCTTCAACAAGAGAACGCTTACACCCAATTCCTCATGTCCG GAACTAAGAAATTTGAAGATGAACTGTACGCTGAGATGAGGGGGAGGATCAAGGAGGATGATATATCTGCACCTGAACGAAAAGGTCCCTACTATTACTATCAAAGGACTTTGAAGGGTAAGGAATATGTTCAGCATTGTCGCTGCTTAATACCCAACTTTGAGGCTGAGGCCCCACTCTCTGTATACGATACAATGCCCACCGGACCTGATGCTCCTCCCGAGCATGTAATCTTGGATGAGAATATCAAGGCTCAAAACCATGACTATTATAGCATTGCTGCTTTTAAG GTTAGTCCAAATAATAAATTGGCGGCATATGCAGAAGACACCaaaggaaatgaaatttaTACAATTCATGTCATTGATGCTGAGACAGGTGCTCCTGTGGGACTGCCTCTAGTTAATGCAACATCCAATCTTGCATGGGCTGGTGATGAGGCTTTAGTTTATATTACAAGGGATGAAACTCTCCGGCCTGACAAG gCATGGTTACATAAGTTGGGAACAGAACAGTCAAGTGACTCGTGCCTCTATCATGAAAAGGATGATATGTTTTCTCTTGACCTTCAAACTTCTGAGAgcaaaaaattcttatttgtTGGATCTGGAAGTAAAATTACAAGATTCAGCTTTTACCTTGATATTGCAAAGCTTGAAGATGGGCTTGTGGTTCTGACACCTCGTGTAAATGGCATTAATACATTTGTTAGTCATCGAggaaatcatttttttataatgaggAGAAGCGACAAATGTTTTAATTCTGAAGTAATTGCTTGTCCACTGGAAAATACATCTGAAACTACTGTTCTTCTTCCACACAGGGAAAG TGTAAAAATTCAGGATATGCAACTTTTTAGTGATCACCTTGTTGTAAATGAGCGTGAGGAGGGTCTACCAAAAGTCACTATCTATCACCTTCCAGATGTTGGACAACCGCTTAAAAGCCTTGATGGTGGTCAAGCTGTTAATTTTTCGGATCCCTCATACTCTGTGGATCTATTAGGATCAGAATTTTCTTCCAGaattttaagattttcttATAGCTCGATGAAAACACCTCCGTCTGTATATGATTATGATATGAAGACAGGCATTTCTGTTTTGAAGAAGATCGAAACA GTTTTGGGAGGTTTTGAAGCATCAAATTATGTTACTGAAAGGAAATGGGCTAGTGCTCCAGATGGTACTCAGATTCCAATATCAATTGTTTACAGGAAGGATCTCATAAAACTTGATGGATCGGATCCATTGCTACTCTATGGCTATGGCTCCTATGAG GTCTGCATAGATCCCAGTTTTAAAGCTTCAAGGCTGTCTTTGCTGGATCATGGTCTTATTTATGCTATAGCTCACATTCGTGGGGGTGGTGAAATGGGGAGGCAGTGGTATGAGAATGGAAAGTtactgaagaagaaaaatactttTACCGATTTTATTGCTTGTGCTGAGTATTTGATAGAAAAGAAGTACTGTTCAAAAGCAAGATTATGCATGGATGGAAGCAGTGCAGGTGGATTGCTTATTGGTGCTGTTCTTAATATGAGGCCTGATTTATTCAAGGCTGCTTTTGCTGGAGTGCCCTTTGTTGATGTTCTGACGACAATGCTTGATCCAACCATCCCTCTCACAACTTCAGAGTGGGag GAATGGGGTGATCCACGTAAAGAGGAGTTCTACTTTTACATGAAGTCGTATTCCCCTGTTGATAAT GTTAAGGCTCAAAATTATCCAAACATTCTTGTTACTGCTGGTCTAAATG ATCCACGGGTGATGTACTCAGAACCTGCTAAATTTGTTGCAAAACTAAGGGATATGAAGACTGATAAAAACATCATTTTGTTTAAATGTGAATTTGGTGCTGGCCATTCTTCAAAGTCGGGGAG ATTTGAGAAGCTTCAAGAAGATGCCTTCATATATACCTTCATTATGAAGGCTCTGGATATGGTTCCTGCCCGAGGATGTGGGCTGAATTAA